The segment ACACTTGAACATAAGATATCATCTTTTAAGCGTATTTCACCTCTTATATCGCCCAGTAATCCGCTTCTTTCCGCAAAGGCATTATGTTGATGGATGCTTTCCAAGCTCTCCTCTCTAGCCAATACAAAAGTATCATCGGGAAGATCGGGGTAAACTTCCACCAAATTCAATAGCATATGCCTAACAACGTCCTCAGCAAACCTGGCATTTTGATGAGCTTTATTGACAACAAAAAACTCATCAGGCCTTTTAAGCAGTTCATATGTCTCGGAACTCATTGATGCCTCTATAATATGTACCAGATGCTCCGCTCGAACGGACATGTCAGAACCGACGAGTAGCGTCCCCCTTGCCCTCTGATTATGAGTGGCCATCGGGATCAAACTGACGATCTTTGCTGCTTCCTCTGAAGTATAACCTGCTTCCTTAAGCAACATCCTCGAATGTGAAGCCATCATGTCTTGAGCGCAGGGACAGGCAGTCATCCCTTCAACTTCTACGCCGATAACCCTGCGAGACATTTTGCCGTCAGTCGATGCGATACCGATAAATGTAAACAATTCCTCGGTCTTCTTGGCCGAGATCGGAGTTACCCTTTCCATTGGATACTTCGCTTTTATCCGCACCTCAGCTTTCTTAGCTCTCTGAGACTGAACAACCTGAAGGGCAAGCCTCTCGGCAAGGCTTTCAATATCCGGAGAAGGTTCCAGGGAAATCTCTTCTACTATGCCTTCCAATACATCTGTAAATCTTGACATGTGCACACCTGCTTTGTATGGATCGAGGTAGGCAAAAAAATCAAGCGTGGCGTAAAAAAGCTCCGCCTTACCCTTAACCCCCAACCTTATTACCCTATTCAAATTTGTAATGCCCACCCTGGACAGGCCGACATTGATAGAGGGTCGACCACCCTGTATATCGCTTTCCAGTTTGAATTTAAGGCTTCTGTCTACCTTTTTCACAGTTGAAGCATCTATTTTTTGAGACATATCTTTTATCGTCTCGTTTGTAAGGGGGTGAACGTAGTCTGGAGCTATTTCCGCCAAGGGAATTAGAGTAAAAGCTCTTTCCTGCATTCTAGGATGAGGTATCCATATATCACTTTCCTTTATTATGAGATCATCGTAAAATAAAAGATCTATATCTATGGGTCTGGGAGCATTTCTCTCAGCAAAGGTGCGTCCCATCCTCCTCTCTATCCACTTCAAAAAAGCCAACAGGTCTTTGGGCGAATCGTCGGTGATAATTTGACAAGCCATGTTCAGGTACTTCGGCTGGTCACTTCCGTCTAACGGCTCCGTTTCGTAGAAAGAAGATACCCTTTCTACTTTCGCTCTTACCTGGATATATTGAAGCGCCTGTAAAATATTGCTTTGTCTGTCGCCTAAGTTGGCTCCTAAAAGGATAAAGGCAACGTGTCTCTGTTCCTGTAAGTTCACTGGCAGGCCACCCCTTTAGTGTCTTTTAAGTACTCTTCCTGGACGGGATAATTATCAAAAGAAAGGGTATAGTATCTCTCAAAATCTTCTCTTATTTTATCTACGATTAGCCCGTCATAAGAAGGATTCACCCTATATACCACCCCGGGGATATCCCTTAAAATCGCACCATCCCTCACGACTATTTCTCCACCCTTTATAACCCATGACGGAAAATCAAGAGCTCGGCGACAAGGTTTAAAGCTGCAGAGACACTTTCTTTTTCCGAACTGATTAGGATCATATACCGCCACGTCTCCATCGGCTCCAATGCCCAGATGTCCCTTTTCCGGCAAGCCTAATATCTTTGCTGGAGCAGCTCTCGTTATTATCGCTATTTCATAAAGAGTATACTCTCGATTCAATTCCCTCAAGACCGACCCCCTGAAGGCCTTCGGAGGCAATAAGCTTATAAAGTGATCCCTGTAATCTTTATCCATCAAAAGCCTTACAACCTGAGGATAACAGAAGAAAGGTCCTGCATTGGGATGATCTGTCGTGAGAGCCAACTGCCACGGATCTTTAGTCAGTAAAAAAAGCTCCAAACCAGTAATCCATTGAACTGCCGACGAGACCGATTTAATTTTATATTCCAAAGGAACTACTCCACCACCGGTCTCACACTCCACATCATCATTACACCACTTATGGCCCGTCATTTTTTGTATTCTATACTCAAGAGGCCCATCGGACGTCATAGTGACGGCATTGCCGAAAACGATTTGCCCGACGTCCATTGTCACGTTGGGATGCCCATTTAAAACTTCGGCAACAGCCGAGGCGCCACTACGAAGCCCACCTTTTTTGTTCCTTCCATAGCTCATAAACTGCAGGTGACAGAGGTGAAGTCTGCCAGGGATATCTTTTATGATCTCCGCTGTCGTATCTGCGTTTCCGGGCAACCCCAAGTTAATTCCGTGTAGATGCACCGAATGGGGAAGTTTGAGCTCATCAACTATAGTGACTAGAGTATTTATCAATTTTCTCGATGAAATGTCAAAATGTCGTACTTCGTCATCCCAACTTTCTACATTACCTCCCCACTTCCAGTTTTCCACTCCGCCTGGATTTACTACTTTAACGCCATAACCTCCAGTTGATTTCAGCAGCCAGGCCACGATATCCCTTGCTTCGTCGATTTTGCCCTGCGAAATCCTATCCATCAAAATTTCGTTATTACCCATGGTAATTAATATTGCTTTATCCATAGAAGGCATGTCTCTTAATTCTTCGTGTGTATGACGTGTTACCAGAGGGGCAGATGCAGCTTCTACGACCGTGGTGTACCCCATCTCGACGTATCTGTAGGCAGTCATGAAAGTCGTAGGCACTCTGGAACCGACGCCGGACCTTAATCCCCTTTCGGCAATCCTAAAATGCTCGTAATGATCTTCAGGGCAGAGCTTTCTGCCCATATTCACTTTGGACCCTGCAATATGAGCATGCATATCAATACCACCCGGCATCACAATCATGCCATCTGCATCTATTGATATCGTATCTTTAGGGATGTGCTCGGGCTTTCCCACAATCTTGCCGCCCTCAATGTAAATGTCCCTAATTTCTCCCTTTACACCGTTTATCGGGTCATATACCCGACCGTTTTTTATCACTAACATTCTTTCACGCCCTCAAAGATAGCTTCCAAAACCTCTTCATCACTCTTTCTCTGCCGTTCCAAAGGAGCTTTTAATCGCAAGGGTACACTGTCCATTCTATAGGCAGTGCCTTCACAGTCTACTCCATACATAGCGGTTGGGAAATAAACAGTAGCGATTTTCGCGGTCAAGCTCTCCACGGGATCTATCACTATGGATGGAATATTCTCGATATGCCTTAC is part of the Acetomicrobium thermoterrenum DSM 13490 genome and harbors:
- the mptA gene encoding GTP cyclohydrolase MptA; amino-acid sequence: MNLQEQRHVAFILLGANLGDRQSNILQALQYIQVRAKVERVSSFYETEPLDGSDQPKYLNMACQIITDDSPKDLLAFLKWIERRMGRTFAERNAPRPIDIDLLFYDDLIIKESDIWIPHPRMQERAFTLIPLAEIAPDYVHPLTNETIKDMSQKIDASTVKKVDRSLKFKLESDIQGGRPSINVGLSRVGITNLNRVIRLGVKGKAELFYATLDFFAYLDPYKAGVHMSRFTDVLEGIVEEISLEPSPDIESLAERLALQVVQSQRAKKAEVRIKAKYPMERVTPISAKKTEELFTFIGIASTDGKMSRRVIGVEVEGMTACPCAQDMMASHSRMLLKEAGYTSEEAAKIVSLIPMATHNQRARGTLLVGSDMSVRAEHLVHIIEASMSSETYELLKRPDEFFVVNKAHQNARFAEDVVRHMLLNLVEVYPDLPDDTFVLAREESLESIHQHNAFAERSGLLGDIRGEIRLKDDILCSSVTLEEWLKL
- a CDS encoding formylmethanofuran dehydrogenase subunit A, producing the protein MLVIKNGRVYDPINGVKGEIRDIYIEGGKIVGKPEHIPKDTISIDADGMIVMPGGIDMHAHIAGSKVNMGRKLCPEDHYEHFRIAERGLRSGVGSRVPTTFMTAYRYVEMGYTTVVEAASAPLVTRHTHEELRDMPSMDKAILITMGNNEILMDRISQGKIDEARDIVAWLLKSTGGYGVKVVNPGGVENWKWGGNVESWDDEVRHFDISSRKLINTLVTIVDELKLPHSVHLHGINLGLPGNADTTAEIIKDIPGRLHLCHLQFMSYGRNKKGGLRSGASAVAEVLNGHPNVTMDVGQIVFGNAVTMTSDGPLEYRIQKMTGHKWCNDDVECETGGGVVPLEYKIKSVSSAVQWITGLELFLLTKDPWQLALTTDHPNAGPFFCYPQVVRLLMDKDYRDHFISLLPPKAFRGSVLRELNREYTLYEIAIITRAAPAKILGLPEKGHLGIGADGDVAVYDPNQFGKRKCLCSFKPCRRALDFPSWVIKGGEIVVRDGAILRDIPGVVYRVNPSYDGLIVDKIREDFERYYTLSFDNYPVQEEYLKDTKGVACQ